CGTCTGCGGTGGCCGGAGTCTGCCAGAAGGACTGGTTGCCGGCGTAGTTGGTGCCGAACTGGTACAGGGCGAAGCCGTCGATGGTGACCGGACCGATGGCGGTTTCCCCATTCAGGCCGACGGTGTGAACGGTAAGGTTCTCGTTGAGTACAGACTCATCGATGGCGGTCGTAGCCGCATCATCGTCAGCCGCAGTCATTATGTTCACATTGTTGGAGTTGACGAAGTAGTAGGCGAGCCCGAGCTTCGTGGTGTCGGTGACCTTCAGCTTGCCGTCGAAGAGGACCATGTCGCGGGCGTCCTTGCCGAGGGAGGTGAAGGGATTGACCTTCCCGGAGGTGTCGTTCCAGCGGAAGAAGCCGACCGAGGCGGTTGCCTTGGAGAAATCGTGGGTCAGCATCACACCCGGCATGTCGGCGCTGAAGAAGATCCCCTTGAAGGCGTCGTCGACCGGCTGCATGCCGAACTTGGCGCTGGTGGCCAGCGTCGGGGAGTTCAGGTCGAGGAAGACGTTCTTCGTCTCGAGGTTGACGGTGTCGGCGCCAAGCGCGCCACCCTGGTTGCGCTTGGTGGTGTAGCTCGAGTTACCCCAGTAGGAGTAGTCCAGCTCGAACTTGGTGACGAGTTTGACGTCCTGGTTCGCCTTGGCGATGTAGGCCAGACGCGCGCGCTGCTCGAAGAAGTTCGCGGTTGCAGCCTTCGCGTCCTTCCCCTCCGGCGTGTACCGTGCGCCCGTCGCGTCAGCGGTGTTGGAGCCGTTGAAGTTCGAGTTGTCGAACTGCAGCTGGAACATCCCGTGGAACTCGTTTTCCAGCGCAAGAGCCGGAACTGCTGCTGCGGTCAGCGCGCCGGAAACCGCGAAGACCAGAAGTTTACTGCTTACTTTCATATTGCCCTCCCCCTTGATATAGGAGGTGCGCGATAGTGCGCACCCACCGTTGCTACACAAACACATTGTTACATAGCTACAGGATCTGACTCAAGAAAAGCTGGGTACGCGGGTGGCTCGGAGCGGTGAAGAAGTGCTCCGGGGTTCCCTCTTCGATGACGCTGCCGTGGTCCATGAAGAGGACTCGGTCGGCGACCTCGCGGGCGAACCCCATTTCGTGGGTAACCACCACCATGGTCATCCCCTCACGTGCCAGGTCCTTCATGACGTCGAGCACCTCCCCGATCATTTCCGGGTCGAGCGCGGAGGTCGGCTCGTCAAAAAGGATCATCTTCGGGTCCATCGCCAGGGAACGCGCGATGGCCACTCGTTGCTGCTGCCCCCCGGAGAGCCTCCCCGGGTAGGCGTTTGCCTTGTCGGTAAGGCCGACTTTTGCCAGAAGCTTCGCCGCACGCTCGATCGCCTCGTCCTTCGGGCGCTTGCGCACGACCCTCTGTGCCAGAGTCAGGTTCTCCATTACCGTCTTGTGGGGAAAGAGGTTGAAGGACTGGAACACCATCCCCACCTCTTCCCGCACCTTGCTGATGTCGGTGCGCGGGTCGTACAGGTCCATCCCGTTCACCACCATGGTCCCGGCGTCGATCTCCTCGAGCCTGTTCATGGCGCGCAGCAGCGTGCTCTTCCCCGATCCGGAAGGGCCGATGATGACGACTTTCTCCCTTTCCTTCACGTCGACCGAGACCCGGTCCAGCGCCTTGAATCTTCCGTAGAACTTCACGACGTCTCGTGCTTCCACCATCTTCCGAGTGTTACCTGCCGGCATTGATACGCTCCTCCATGATCCCTATCAGCTTCGAGAAAAACAGCGTGATGATGAGGTATATCAGCGCTATCACCGTGTAGGTTTCGAAATAGGTGAACGATTCGGAGGCGAACTCCCGCCCGCGGCGCAGGAGATCGGCGACCGCGAGGATGGAGACGAGGGACGAGTCCTTCAAGAGTGCGATGAACTCGTTCCCCACCGGCGGCAGGACGACCTTGAAGGCCTGCGGGACGATGACGTGGTACATCGCCTGCCCGCGGCTCATGCCGAGGGTGAGAGCTGCCTCCATCTGCCCTTTCGGTATCGACTGGATCCCTGCGCGGAAGACCTCCCCCATGTAGGCGCCGTAGCAGATCGCCATGGCGATGATGGCGGAGAGCATGTCCGGGACCTTCACGATGCGGCCGAGAGCGTAGTAGATGTAGAAGATCTGGACAAGGAGCGGGATGCCGCGGATGACCTCAACGTACAGAGAAGCGATTCCGTTGATGATCGGGTTGTGGGCGACGCGCCCAAGCCCCGCGATGAGGCCGATGACGAGTGCCAGGAGGATCGCCCCGACCGTAACCTTGAAGGTGACGACGATGCCGTCGGGAACGAACTTGAGGATGGTGAGATACGGGTCCGGTATGTAGTAGACCAGCCAGCCAAGGAGAGCGATCGCCCCGAAAAAGGCGATGCGCCATGCAGTGAAGAGCCCCATGTCCTTCTTGGTGGGGATGGCGGCTCCGTCACCCACCTCGATGCGTTTCTTTCCGTTTTCTAACATCAAATAAAATCCTTCATGCGCATTACTCAGTACAGTCCCTCCCCTTGCGGGGGGAGGTGAGGGTGTGGAGGAAGACCGCCAGCGGCGGCTTCACACGCCCGCTGCCCCCCTCCCGAGGGAGGGGGGGCAGGACGAAACTATTTCAGCCACTTCTTCTTGAGCTGCTGGTCGATCTTCTTCGCCTTCACAGCCGTGATCCCCTTGTTGAGCAGGGCCACGACGTCCTTGTTCCCCTTCTTCACGCAGATGCCGTACGCTTCCTTGGTGAAGGCCTTCCCGGCGATCTTGAACTTCTCCTTGTACTCCTTCTTCTGGAGAGCATAGATGATCGCGGTCGGCTCGTCGCAGACGACCCCCTGGATGCGGCCTGCTGCCATGTCTTCGAAGGCAAGACCGATCTCGTCATAGGTCTTCAGCTCGAGCCCTGCCACCTTCTTTACCTCGAAAGCACCGGTGGTCCCGATCTGGGCGCCGACCTTCTTCCCCTTCATGTCGGCGAGCTTCGCAGCCTTGTCGGTCTTAGGCACGACGAGGATCTGGCCGGCATCGATATACGGCAGGGAGAAGTCGTACTTCTTCTGGCGCTCGGGGGTGATGGTTACGGAGGAGATAACGGCGTCGTACTGGCCGGAGTCGAGGCCGGCAAAGATCCCGTCCCATGCGGTGTTCTTGAAGACGACGTTGAAACCGGCCTCCTTGGCGGCAGCCTTCAGGAAATCGATGTCGTAGCCAACGATGTTCTTGTTGGCATCCACCATCTCCATCGGGGGCCAGGTGGCATCGGTAGCCACGGTCAACGTCCGTGGAGCAGCGAGCGCGGTAGCCGCAAGGCACAGGGAAAGGGTCAGCACAGGCAACAGCAGACGCAGCAGTTTTTTCATTTGAAGGCCTCCATTCTCATTTTAATAAACAATTGTTTTAGCCACCGGAACGGCCTTACTTGTAAACAGATTTTCTATCGATGTCAATAGCTTTGGTATGACCATTTGCTTTTTATTTGCATTTCTCCCTGGAAATGGGCCACAATGACTCACCCTTCGTCATCACTCCCTTTTTGATCCATAGGTTGGCCGTTTCCGTTCCCAAAGGTAATACTTTTTCTGACCATCGGGTGTCTTTCTTTATTCTTCACCTGAAGGGCAGATCTGTGGGATGCGGCTGGCAAACTCGCATGACGTGGATCGATCCCGGGAGCGCTCCTTGTGGCCCCCAATATTTGCAGGTCCACCGTGGCAAGGAGCCTTGAAAATCTTTGGGCGAAGGGATGGAGTCTACTATGATGAAAAAAGGGATGGCAGTCGTCCTCCTCTTGATCACCACCTTCTTCTGGGGGGTCACCTTCACAGTCGTCAAGGATGCGGTAGCCAAAGTAGATGTATTCGTTTTCCTCTCCCAGCGCTTCTTCCTCGCCTTCATCCTCCTGGTTTGCCTCTGCCTCATCAAGAAGAGGCCGGTAAACCCGGCGACCGTTCGAGACGGGGCGCTCCTCGGCGTCTTCCTCTTCATGGCCTTCGCTTTCCAGACCATCGCGCTTCTTTTCACGAGCGCCACCAACACCGCGTTCCTTACCGGCCTCAATGTCGTACTGGTGCCCCTTCTGGGGGCGATCTGCTTCAGGCACTCCATCTCCCTCCCCGTGGGGCTCGGCGTGTCGCTCGCGACCGTCGGCCTCTTTCTCCTTTGCACCGACGGGAAAGGGATGAACTTTAACCCGGGCGATCTCCTGGCCGCAGTCTGCGCGGTCTGCGTCGCGCTCCATCTTCTGTGCACCAGCCGCTTTGCGCGCAAGGGAGGAACCGACGTCCTGTGGCTCACCGCGATGCAGATCGGCACCGTCTTTTTCCTGAGCTTCGTGGTGGCGCTCTGGCGCGGCCAGCCGGTACTCGTGCTGCAGGAAGGGACCGGGTGGGCTGTCGGCGTCTGCGCGATCTTTGCCACCGTCTTCGCCTTCCTGGTGCAGACCTCCATGCAGCGCGTGCTGAGCCCGGCGCACACGGCTCTCATCTTTTGCTGCGAGCCCGTTTTCGGCGCCCTTTACGCCTTCAAGGTGGGGAAGGAATCGCTCGGGAGCTACGGCTTCCTGGGCGCAGGCCTTATCGTTACCAGCATGCTCGTCTCCGAGCTCTTGCCGGCAAAAGTCTCTGCACCTTTTCCCATCGTCGTCGAAGAGGCCGCCGACTAACCAGAGCTGCACCTA
The DNA window shown above is from Geomonas sp. RF6 and carries:
- a CDS encoding amino acid ABC transporter ATP-binding protein; translated protein: MPAGNTRKMVEARDVVKFYGRFKALDRVSVDVKEREKVVIIGPSGSGKSTLLRAMNRLEEIDAGTMVVNGMDLYDPRTDISKVREEVGMVFQSFNLFPHKTVMENLTLAQRVVRKRPKDEAIERAAKLLAKVGLTDKANAYPGRLSGGQQQRVAIARSLAMDPKMILFDEPTSALDPEMIGEVLDVMKDLAREGMTMVVVTHEMGFAREVADRVLFMDHGSVIEEGTPEHFFTAPSHPRTQLFLSQIL
- a CDS encoding amino acid ABC transporter permease, with the protein product MLENGKKRIEVGDGAAIPTKKDMGLFTAWRIAFFGAIALLGWLVYYIPDPYLTILKFVPDGIVVTFKVTVGAILLALVIGLIAGLGRVAHNPIINGIASLYVEVIRGIPLLVQIFYIYYALGRIVKVPDMLSAIIAMAICYGAYMGEVFRAGIQSIPKGQMEAALTLGMSRGQAMYHVIVPQAFKVVLPPVGNEFIALLKDSSLVSILAVADLLRRGREFASESFTYFETYTVIALIYLIITLFFSKLIGIMEERINAGR
- a CDS encoding basic amino acid ABC transporter substrate-binding protein — translated: MKKLLRLLLPVLTLSLCLAATALAAPRTLTVATDATWPPMEMVDANKNIVGYDIDFLKAAAKEAGFNVVFKNTAWDGIFAGLDSGQYDAVISSVTITPERQKKYDFSLPYIDAGQILVVPKTDKAAKLADMKGKKVGAQIGTTGAFEVKKVAGLELKTYDEIGLAFEDMAAGRIQGVVCDEPTAIIYALQKKEYKEKFKIAGKAFTKEAYGICVKKGNKDVVALLNKGITAVKAKKIDQQLKKKWLK
- a CDS encoding DMT family transporter, producing the protein MMKKGMAVVLLLITTFFWGVTFTVVKDAVAKVDVFVFLSQRFFLAFILLVCLCLIKKRPVNPATVRDGALLGVFLFMAFAFQTIALLFTSATNTAFLTGLNVVLVPLLGAICFRHSISLPVGLGVSLATVGLFLLCTDGKGMNFNPGDLLAAVCAVCVALHLLCTSRFARKGGTDVLWLTAMQIGTVFFLSFVVALWRGQPVLVLQEGTGWAVGVCAIFATVFAFLVQTSMQRVLSPAHTALIFCCEPVFGALYAFKVGKESLGSYGFLGAGLIVTSMLVSELLPAKVSAPFPIVVEEAAD